In Janibacter cremeus, a genomic segment contains:
- a CDS encoding ubiquitin-like protein Pup, translating into MAQEQIRPERSGGGDEEPVDEGTQVAAQNAARDEDVDSVLDEIDGVLESNAEEFVKGFVQKGGQ; encoded by the coding sequence ATGGCGCAGGAGCAGATCCGTCCCGAGCGTTCCGGTGGGGGTGACGAGGAGCCCGTCGACGAGGGGACCCAGGTGGCGGCGCAGAACGCCGCTCGTGACGAGGACGTCGACTCGGTGCTCGACGAGATCGACGGCGTCCTGGAGTCCAACGCCGAGGAATTCGTCAAGGGCTTCGTCCAGAAGGGTGGCCAGTGA
- the prcB gene encoding proteasome subunit beta — MSPTLSHGRLPEAFMTAGGASFTEFVGRHEPQLLPGRRPLPSTPALEAPHGTTIVSLAWPEGVLMAGDRRATLGNVIANRDMDKVFAADDLSLVGIAGTAGVAIEMVRLFQVELEHYEKIEGTHMSLEGKANRLAAMLRSNLGLAMQGLAVVPAFGGYDAVAGTGRIFSYDVTGGCYEEHRHHSVGSGAAFARGALKKLWRPDMGRDEAVRVAVEALYDAADDDSATGGPDVHRRIWPTVGMVGADGVTFLDEVVLEGAVATVLETRRDNPGGAR, encoded by the coding sequence GTGAGTCCGACGCTGTCCCACGGGCGCCTGCCGGAGGCCTTCATGACCGCCGGAGGTGCCTCCTTCACGGAGTTCGTCGGGAGGCACGAGCCGCAGCTGCTGCCCGGCCGGCGTCCGTTACCCAGCACGCCGGCGCTGGAGGCGCCCCACGGCACGACGATCGTCAGCCTGGCCTGGCCCGAGGGTGTCCTGATGGCGGGTGACCGACGCGCCACGTTGGGCAATGTCATCGCCAACCGGGACATGGACAAGGTCTTCGCCGCCGACGACCTCTCGCTCGTCGGCATCGCCGGCACGGCGGGGGTGGCGATCGAGATGGTGCGGTTGTTCCAGGTCGAGCTGGAGCACTACGAGAAGATCGAGGGCACGCATATGTCCCTCGAGGGCAAGGCCAACCGCTTGGCCGCGATGCTGCGCAGCAACCTCGGCCTGGCGATGCAGGGGCTGGCCGTCGTCCCGGCCTTCGGCGGGTACGACGCCGTGGCCGGCACCGGTCGGATCTTCTCCTACGACGTGACCGGGGGGTGCTACGAGGAGCACCGCCACCACAGCGTCGGTTCGGGAGCGGCCTTCGCGCGTGGTGCGTTGAAGAAGCTCTGGCGTCCCGACATGGGGCGTGACGAGGCGGTGCGCGTCGCCGTCGAAGCGCTCTACGACGCCGCCGACGACGACTCCGCGACCGGGGGACCGGACGTGCACCGACGCATCTGGCCGACCGTCGGCATGGTGGGTGCCGACGGGGTGACTTTCCTGGACGAGGTGGTCCTCGAGGGCGCGGTCGCGACCGTGCTGGAGACCCGCCGCGACAACCCGGGAGGTGCCCGGTGA
- the prcA gene encoding proteasome subunit alpha: MKDRADFARAGIARGRSVVVLAYDGGILFVADNPSSRSLNKVSEIYDRLGFAAVGKYNEFENLRVAGIRYADLRGYSYDRSDVTARGLANAYAQTLGTVFTEDQKPYEVEIVVAEVGGSPERDRIYRLTYDGSVSDEAGCVVIGGASEQLNETLRSRWHNGMSLTEAFDVAVEVLSIHGEGEGTGPRIPLDALEVAVLERDRPRRCFRRLTGPALREG, translated from the coding sequence ATGAAGGACCGGGCGGACTTCGCCCGGGCCGGGATCGCCCGCGGTCGCTCGGTCGTGGTCCTCGCCTACGACGGGGGCATCCTCTTCGTCGCCGACAACCCGAGCAGCCGGTCGCTGAACAAGGTCAGCGAGATCTACGACCGCCTCGGCTTCGCTGCGGTCGGCAAGTACAACGAGTTCGAGAACCTCCGCGTCGCCGGTATCCGCTACGCCGACCTGCGCGGCTACTCCTACGACCGTTCCGACGTCACCGCACGGGGTCTGGCCAATGCCTACGCCCAGACCCTGGGCACGGTCTTCACCGAGGACCAGAAGCCCTACGAGGTCGAGATCGTGGTCGCCGAGGTCGGGGGCAGTCCCGAGCGCGACCGGATCTACCGACTGACCTACGACGGGTCCGTCTCCGACGAGGCCGGGTGCGTGGTCATCGGCGGTGCCAGCGAGCAGCTCAACGAGACGTTGCGCTCCCGCTGGCACAACGGGATGTCGCTGACCGAGGCGTTCGACGTGGCCGTGGAGGTGCTCTCCATCCACGGCGAAGGGGAGGGGACGGGCCCGCGGATCCCGCTCGATGCACTCGAGGTCGCCGTGCTCGAGCGTGACCGGCCGCGCCGGTGCTTCCGCCGGCTCACCGGGCCGGCCCTGCGCGAGGGTTAG
- the pafA gene encoding Pup--protein ligase — MERRIFGIETEFGITAVTDGHRRLTPDEVARYLFRKVVTWGRSSNVFLPNGSRLYLDVGSHPEYATAECDDLRTLIAHDRAGERIVQDLVEDAQARLAQEGVAGDIYVFKNNVDSAGNSYGCHENFLVARTDNFAAVTEGLLPFLITRQMIAGTGKLMQGTRGTTFSVSQRADHIWEGVSSATTRSRPIINTRDEPHADAELYRRMHVIVGDSTMTETTTLLKVGSAHLVLRMLEDGVAMPDMTLENPIRAIRDISLDRTGRTPVALADGRRMSALEIQVEYLARATEYAAREGIDDDLTTQVLDLWERTLQAVETDDLSLVDTEIDWVIKYRLLDAYATRHGLDLDDPRLAQLDLAYHDIDPARGVHHVLQRAGRIARVVTDEEIVAAMDTPPQTTRAKLRGDFVRTAREHSRDVTVDWVHLKVNDEAQRTVLCKDPFRSVDERVQRLIDMMVGT; from the coding sequence GTGGAGCGACGCATCTTCGGCATCGAGACCGAGTTCGGGATCACGGCCGTCACCGACGGGCATCGACGACTGACGCCGGACGAGGTCGCCCGGTACCTCTTCCGCAAGGTGGTCACCTGGGGGCGGTCGAGCAATGTCTTCCTGCCCAATGGCTCCCGGCTCTACCTCGACGTCGGCAGCCACCCCGAGTACGCCACTGCCGAGTGCGACGACCTGCGCACGCTCATCGCCCACGACCGGGCGGGGGAGCGAATCGTGCAGGATCTCGTCGAGGACGCCCAGGCGCGACTGGCGCAGGAGGGCGTCGCCGGTGACATCTACGTCTTCAAGAACAACGTCGACTCCGCCGGCAACTCCTACGGCTGCCACGAGAACTTCCTCGTCGCGCGCACGGACAACTTCGCCGCGGTGACCGAGGGTCTGCTGCCCTTCCTCATCACCCGCCAGATGATCGCCGGCACCGGCAAGCTGATGCAGGGCACCCGGGGAACCACCTTCTCGGTGAGCCAGCGGGCCGACCACATCTGGGAGGGCGTCTCCTCGGCGACCACCCGATCGCGGCCGATCATCAACACCCGCGACGAGCCGCACGCCGATGCCGAGCTCTACCGACGCATGCACGTCATCGTCGGCGACTCGACGATGACCGAGACCACGACGCTGCTGAAGGTCGGGTCGGCCCACCTCGTGCTGCGCATGCTCGAGGACGGCGTCGCCATGCCGGACATGACCCTGGAGAACCCGATCCGGGCGATCCGCGACATCAGCCTCGACCGGACGGGGCGCACTCCGGTGGCCCTGGCCGACGGCCGCCGGATGAGCGCGCTGGAGATCCAGGTCGAGTACCTGGCCAGGGCCACCGAGTACGCCGCGCGCGAGGGCATCGACGACGACCTGACCACGCAGGTCCTCGACCTGTGGGAACGCACGTTGCAGGCCGTCGAGACCGACGATCTCTCGCTCGTCGACACGGAGATCGACTGGGTGATCAAGTACCGCCTGCTCGATGCGTACGCCACCCGGCACGGGCTCGACCTGGACGACCCGCGACTGGCCCAGCTCGATCTCGCCTACCACGACATCGACCCGGCTCGGGGCGTGCACCACGTGCTCCAGCGGGCCGGACGGATCGCGCGGGTCGTCACGGACGAGGAGATCGTGGCGGCCATGGACACCCCGCCGCAGACGACGCGTGCCAAGCTGCGCGGGGACTTCGTGCGCACCGCGCGGGAGCACTCACGCGACGTCACGGTCGACTGGGTGCACCTGAAGGTCAACGACGAGGCGCAGCGCACCGTGCTGTGCAAGGATCCCTTCCGTAGTGTCGACGAACGGGTCCAGCGACTCATCGACATGATGGTCGGCACATAG
- a CDS encoding FKBP-type peptidyl-prolyl cis-trans isomerase, translating to MTTAVAASLASLMLLTACGGDSESDSSDKGSSESASDSKDATPTLAEPKEEDLDKVEEIEVTQAEGKKGPSVELPEKPLEVSQTTRTILDEGDGKDLPDDAYATVDLAMFSAKDGKAIDGSETYTSSPIVLDLGNKQSLPGLVKAIKSQPIGSSGVAVLTPEDLFGEEGAPQLGIDGKDNLVLVYDVRGQLPTKAQGKEVEPQAGLPKVDWKPDAPADITVPKGEDPPKKLVVEKLIEGDGEKIKKDDYVYVSYTGVTWEDGKVFDSSMKDGRGPFAFPVGQNAVIPGWDKAVEGAKVGDRLLVVVPPKEGYGKEGTPDGSIEGGSTLVFTVDVLGAP from the coding sequence TTGACCACCGCCGTTGCGGCATCGCTCGCATCGCTGATGCTGCTGACCGCCTGTGGCGGTGACTCCGAGAGCGACTCGTCGGACAAGGGGTCCAGCGAGTCGGCGTCCGACTCCAAGGACGCGACGCCCACCCTCGCGGAGCCGAAGGAGGAGGACCTCGACAAGGTCGAGGAGATCGAGGTCACCCAGGCCGAGGGCAAGAAGGGCCCCTCCGTGGAGCTGCCCGAGAAGCCGCTCGAGGTCTCCCAGACCACCCGCACGATCCTGGACGAGGGCGACGGCAAGGACCTGCCGGACGACGCCTACGCCACGGTCGACCTCGCGATGTTCTCTGCCAAGGACGGCAAGGCCATCGACGGTTCGGAGACGTACACCAGCTCGCCGATCGTCCTCGACCTGGGCAACAAGCAGTCCCTGCCCGGGCTCGTCAAGGCCATCAAGAGCCAGCCGATCGGATCCAGCGGCGTCGCCGTGCTCACGCCCGAGGACCTCTTCGGAGAGGAGGGCGCCCCGCAGCTGGGCATCGACGGCAAGGACAACCTCGTTCTCGTCTACGACGTGCGTGGCCAGCTTCCGACGAAGGCGCAGGGCAAGGAGGTCGAGCCGCAGGCCGGTCTGCCGAAGGTCGACTGGAAGCCGGACGCACCCGCCGACATCACCGTCCCCAAGGGCGAGGACCCGCCGAAGAAGCTCGTCGTGGAGAAGCTCATCGAGGGTGACGGCGAGAAGATCAAGAAGGACGACTACGTCTATGTCTCCTACACCGGTGTGACCTGGGAGGACGGCAAGGTCTTCGACTCGTCCATGAAGGACGGACGCGGCCCGTTCGCCTTCCCGGTCGGCCAGAACGCCGTCATCCCCGGCTGGGACAAGGCCGTGGAGGGCGCGAAGGTCGGTGACCGCCTGCTCGTGGTGGTCCCGCCGAAGGAGGGCTACGGCAAGGAGGGCACTCCGGACGGGTCGATCGAGGGCGGCTCCACGCTCGTCTTCACCGTCGACGTCCTCGGCGCTCCCTGA
- a CDS encoding FKBP-type peptidyl-prolyl cis-trans isomerase: MPFDPNTTKPEIDFPGDTPPSDLVVEDIAVGDGAEVTPGSPIQAHYVGVAHSTGEEFDASWNRGAPLAFTAGVGQVIQGWDQGLIGMKEGGRRRITIPPHLGYGDQGAGNVIKGGETLIFVVDLVKAG, encoded by the coding sequence ATGCCGTTCGACCCGAACACCACCAAGCCGGAGATCGACTTCCCCGGTGACACCCCACCCAGCGACCTCGTCGTCGAGGACATCGCCGTCGGCGACGGCGCAGAGGTGACCCCCGGCTCGCCGATCCAGGCGCACTACGTCGGCGTCGCCCACTCGACCGGCGAGGAGTTCGACGCCTCCTGGAACCGTGGCGCGCCGCTGGCCTTCACCGCCGGCGTCGGGCAGGTCATCCAGGGCTGGGACCAGGGCCTGATCGGCATGAAGGAAGGTGGTCGACGCAGGATCACCATCCCTCCCCACCTCGGGTACGGCGACCAGGGCGCCGGCAACGTCATCAAGGGCGGCGAAACCCTGATCTTCGTCGTCGACCTGGTGAAGGCCGGCTGA
- a CDS encoding WYL domain-containing protein encodes MAAPNTPKAKAERLLNLTMSLLSSRIPLPKQRIRQLVEAYRSVESDEAFDRMFERDKDDLRAMGIPLVTEEIGVFEDELGYRIDRRDYDLPPIELTAQELAVVGLASRAWAHAAMAGTAATAWRKVAAGDELSEDPFIGLEPHLGSGESAFEPLKDAVLTAATVRFDYARAGEGKPGPRHVEPWYLTAWHGRWYLVGHDLDRAASRVFRLSRVTSTVTTTGESATQVVPEDLDPVSMIAATDGREPPSSAAVLRVRVGTGHVLRRRATAVADIDEQWDRVDVDHGDPTAFAAEIASHGPDVVVEEPTALRAAVIDRLEAVVSAHQEAPA; translated from the coding sequence GTGGCGGCACCCAACACACCCAAGGCCAAGGCCGAGCGCCTGCTGAACCTGACGATGAGCCTGTTGTCATCTCGGATCCCCCTGCCCAAGCAGCGGATCCGTCAGCTGGTCGAGGCCTACCGCAGCGTCGAGTCCGACGAGGCCTTCGACCGCATGTTCGAGCGGGACAAGGACGACCTGCGCGCCATGGGGATCCCGCTGGTCACCGAGGAGATCGGGGTCTTCGAGGACGAGCTGGGCTACCGGATCGACCGTCGGGACTACGACCTGCCGCCGATCGAGCTCACTGCGCAGGAACTGGCGGTGGTGGGCCTCGCGAGCCGCGCGTGGGCGCACGCGGCGATGGCCGGGACGGCTGCGACGGCGTGGCGCAAGGTCGCTGCCGGTGACGAGCTGAGCGAGGACCCCTTCATCGGCCTGGAGCCGCACCTCGGCAGTGGCGAGAGTGCCTTCGAGCCGCTCAAGGACGCCGTCCTGACGGCGGCCACCGTCCGCTTCGACTATGCCCGCGCGGGGGAGGGGAAGCCCGGTCCCCGACACGTCGAGCCCTGGTACCTGACTGCATGGCACGGCCGGTGGTACCTCGTCGGTCACGACCTCGACCGGGCGGCGTCGCGCGTCTTCCGGCTCTCGCGCGTGACCTCCACGGTGACCACCACGGGTGAGTCGGCCACACAGGTCGTGCCCGAGGACCTCGACCCCGTCTCGATGATCGCGGCGACCGACGGCAGGGAACCACCCTCGAGCGCTGCTGTGCTGCGGGTCCGTGTCGGGACCGGGCACGTGCTGCGCCGTCGCGCCACTGCCGTGGCCGACATCGACGAGCAGTGGGACCGGGTCGACGTCGACCACGGTGACCCGACCGCCTTCGCCGCCGAGATCGCCAGCCACGGCCCCGACGTCGTCGTCGAGGAGCCCACTGCGCTGCGCGCTGCCGTCATCGACCGGCTCGAGGCCGTCGTCAGCGCACACCAGGAGGCCCCGGCATGA
- a CDS encoding helix-turn-helix transcriptional regulator, producing the protein MTRQPVESATNRVERLLTMVPWLASRQGIEIERAAAGLGITEKQLRADLDLLFMCGYGPMPDELIEASYEGGRVFVSNADAISRPLRLTVDEATSLIVGLRSLAASGAGESSAVERALSKLEGAAGAIPGVDRVLVVEDDTQAGHVLADLRDALAAGRRVHLGYHVPSRDERTERDVDPMRLARVEGHWYLEGWCHRARDLRLFRIDRIEAVDVLDVPADPPEGLAGRDLRTGVYQGGAEDVAVLVRLAPGAHWVAEYYPVTDRTPDGDHLLVTMPSSTEGFMQRLVLRLGGGVEVLEPASLRSSVAAHARSALAAYRT; encoded by the coding sequence ATGACCCGCCAGCCCGTGGAATCGGCCACCAACCGTGTCGAGCGTCTGCTGACGATGGTCCCCTGGCTCGCCAGCCGCCAGGGGATCGAGATCGAGCGCGCCGCGGCGGGACTCGGCATCACCGAGAAGCAGTTGCGCGCCGATCTCGACCTGCTCTTCATGTGCGGGTACGGACCGATGCCGGACGAGCTCATCGAAGCCAGCTACGAGGGTGGACGCGTCTTTGTCAGCAACGCGGACGCGATCTCCCGCCCCCTTCGCCTGACCGTCGACGAGGCCACCTCGCTCATCGTCGGCCTGCGCTCCCTGGCCGCATCCGGCGCGGGGGAGTCCAGCGCCGTGGAGCGCGCCCTGAGCAAGCTCGAGGGTGCGGCCGGGGCCATCCCTGGCGTCGACCGCGTCCTCGTCGTCGAGGACGACACGCAGGCGGGTCACGTGCTCGCGGACCTGCGTGACGCCCTGGCCGCCGGCCGTCGGGTGCACCTGGGCTACCACGTGCCCAGCCGGGATGAGCGCACCGAGCGCGACGTGGACCCGATGCGACTGGCCCGGGTCGAGGGGCACTGGTACCTCGAGGGCTGGTGCCACCGTGCCCGGGACCTGCGCCTCTTCCGGATCGACCGCATCGAGGCAGTCGACGTCCTCGACGTGCCCGCCGACCCACCCGAGGGGCTCGCCGGCCGCGACCTGCGTACCGGCGTCTACCAAGGTGGCGCCGAGGACGTGGCGGTCCTGGTGCGTCTGGCACCGGGCGCGCACTGGGTCGCCGAGTACTACCCGGTCACCGATCGCACGCCGGACGGTGATCACCTCCTGGTGACCATGCCCTCGAGCACCGAGGGGTTCATGCAGCGTCTCGTGCTGCGTCTGGGAGGCGGCGTCGAGGTCCTCGAGCCCGCGTCGCTGCGGTCCTCCGTGGCCGCACACGCCCGGTCCGCACTGGCTGCGTACCGGACCTGA
- the tatA gene encoding Sec-independent protein translocase subunit TatA yields the protein MPSLGPMEIVLILVVILLLFGFKKLPDAARSLGKSARVFKAEVSEMKEEDRQREAEKSARDSGTVESTTTERSPADDAKPRTDNESGPGA from the coding sequence ATGCCCAGTCTGGGTCCCATGGAGATCGTCCTCATCCTGGTCGTCATCCTCCTGCTCTTCGGCTTCAAGAAGCTGCCCGATGCTGCGCGCAGCCTCGGCAAGTCGGCCCGCGTCTTCAAGGCCGAGGTCAGCGAGATGAAGGAAGAGGACCGCCAGCGTGAGGCGGAGAAGTCCGCCCGTGACTCCGGCACGGTCGAGTCGACCACGACCGAGCGCTCGCCCGCCGACGACGCGAAGCCGCGCACGGACAACGAGTCCGGCCCGGGTGCCTGA
- the tatC gene encoding twin-arginine translocase subunit TatC — MPKDPEGRMPLKAHLLEFRNRLMVAASAVIVGAILGWVLYDGVTIGGFTYAGVYEQLTQPFDQYKASNPESAAALLNYGNATSAFTTQLGISIFTGVIISSPIWVWQIWAFILPGLTRREKRMSLGVFFTAIPLFLTGCFFAYVTLPKALIILFGFTPDDGKSSNIQQASDYFTFVTRFILAFGLAWLLPVFLIGLVSIGVLSGRTLLKSWRVAILLIFIASAIITPTPDPFTMFLLAGPLCVLYFIAIGIALLIDRRRVERGDEPDWSHLSDDEASPLT; from the coding sequence ATGCCCAAGGACCCCGAAGGGCGGATGCCACTCAAGGCGCACCTCCTGGAGTTCCGCAACCGGTTGATGGTCGCGGCCTCCGCGGTCATCGTCGGGGCGATCCTCGGGTGGGTGCTCTACGACGGGGTCACGATCGGCGGCTTCACCTACGCCGGGGTCTACGAGCAGCTGACGCAGCCCTTCGACCAGTACAAGGCGTCCAACCCGGAGAGCGCCGCTGCCCTGCTCAACTACGGCAACGCCACCTCCGCGTTCACCACGCAGCTGGGGATCTCGATCTTCACCGGTGTCATCATCTCCAGCCCGATCTGGGTGTGGCAGATCTGGGCCTTCATCCTCCCCGGGCTGACCCGCCGCGAGAAGCGGATGTCCCTCGGTGTCTTCTTCACGGCGATCCCCCTCTTCCTCACCGGGTGCTTCTTCGCCTACGTCACCCTGCCGAAGGCCCTGATCATTCTCTTCGGTTTCACCCCGGACGACGGCAAGTCGAGCAACATCCAGCAGGCGAGCGACTACTTCACCTTCGTCACCCGCTTCATCCTCGCCTTCGGGCTGGCGTGGCTGCTGCCCGTCTTCCTCATCGGGCTCGTGTCGATCGGTGTCCTCTCCGGCCGGACCCTGCTGAAGTCCTGGCGGGTGGCCATCCTGCTGATCTTCATCGCGTCGGCGATCATCACCCCGACCCCGGACCCGTTCACGATGTTCCTGCTCGCGGGCCCCCTGTGCGTGCTGTACTTCATCGCCATCGGGATCGCGCTGCTGATCGACCGGCGACGAGTCGAGCGCGGCGACGAGCCCGACTGGTCGCACCTGTCGGACGACGAGGCCTCACCACTGACGTGA